A genomic window from Aurantimicrobium photophilum includes:
- a CDS encoding aldo/keto reductase: MTTPTVTLNDGLVLPQIGLGTYKLTGDDGIASIVGAIHEGYRLIDTATRYNNEGEVGKAIAASGVPREEIIVTTKLRGSAHGFDETMAAFELSRQTLGLDYIDLYLIHWPNPSVNRYLDSWQAMIELKDDGLAKSIGVCNFTEEFLSKIIDATGVVPSVNQIELHPYFPQAQMRAFHAQHGIQTESWSPLGKTEELRNEKVITDLAQARGVTPAQLILRWHTQLGAIPLPKSADRGRQMSNLHSFDFDLSPEELDVISGLERGRLWGGDPNTHEEM, translated from the coding sequence ATGACAACTCCCACAGTTACCCTCAATGATGGTTTAGTTCTGCCCCAGATTGGTCTGGGAACCTACAAACTCACCGGTGACGATGGCATTGCCTCCATCGTGGGCGCCATCCACGAGGGGTACCGCCTGATTGATACCGCAACCCGGTATAACAATGAGGGCGAGGTAGGCAAGGCTATTGCGGCCTCAGGAGTTCCTCGTGAAGAGATCATCGTCACGACCAAACTGCGTGGTTCAGCTCACGGTTTCGATGAAACCATGGCTGCATTTGAGCTGAGCCGTCAGACACTGGGACTCGACTACATCGACCTCTACTTGATTCATTGGCCTAACCCCAGCGTCAACCGCTACCTCGACTCGTGGCAGGCCATGATCGAGCTCAAGGACGACGGGCTCGCCAAGAGTATTGGTGTGTGTAACTTCACCGAAGAGTTCTTGTCCAAGATCATCGACGCCACCGGCGTTGTGCCCTCGGTCAACCAGATCGAACTCCACCCCTACTTCCCCCAGGCACAGATGCGTGCATTCCATGCGCAGCACGGCATTCAAACCGAAAGCTGGAGTCCGCTGGGCAAGACAGAAGAACTGCGTAACGAGAAGGTCATTACTGACCTCGCTCAGGCACGTGGGGTTACTCCTGCACAGTTGATCCTCCGCTGGCACACTCAGCTGGGCGCAATTCCACTTCCTAAGTCAGCTGATCGTGGTCGTCAGATGTCGAACCTCCACAGCTTCGACTTTGATCTCTCGCCTGAAGAGCTGGATGTCATCTCTGGCTTGGAGCGTGGACGCCTGTGGGGTGGAGATCCCAACACTCACGAAGAGATGTAG
- a CDS encoding adenine phosphoribosyltransferase, which produces MSNATDVVMQRMVTVPDFPSEGILFRDLTPVFAHGASFRSVVDGLIEPFVGKFDAVAGLEARGFLLAAAAAIDGGVGVLPIRKGGKLPGDIIGETYDLEYGSATLEVNPASLPAGSRVLVLDDVLATGGTIGASVSLIERAGWEVAGIAVVLELEALAGRERLSGRDIHALVTL; this is translated from the coding sequence ATGAGTAACGCGACCGATGTCGTCATGCAACGCATGGTGACTGTTCCCGACTTCCCTTCCGAGGGGATTCTCTTTCGGGATCTCACTCCTGTGTTTGCCCATGGAGCTTCTTTTCGTTCTGTTGTCGACGGTTTGATTGAGCCTTTTGTGGGCAAGTTTGATGCCGTGGCTGGCCTTGAGGCTCGTGGATTCTTGCTGGCAGCTGCCGCAGCCATTGATGGCGGAGTCGGTGTTCTGCCCATTCGTAAGGGTGGGAAGCTGCCTGGTGACATCATTGGTGAAACCTATGACTTGGAATATGGTTCTGCCACGCTCGAAGTGAACCCCGCTTCATTGCCTGCAGGTTCTCGTGTTCTCGTCCTCGATGATGTGCTCGCAACTGGCGGCACTATCGGTGCCTCAGTGTCGTTGATCGAGCGTGCGGGCTGGGAAGTGGCTGGTATTGCCGTGGTGTTGGAGCTTGAAGCTCTCGCAGGTCGCGAACGCCTCTCTGGGCGCGATATTCACGCTCTCGTCACGCTCTAG
- a CDS encoding aspartate ammonia-lyase, with product MAPVATRTETDSLGAMQVPADAYWGVHTARALENFPIAKRPISVFPELIVALACVKQAAARANAEIGVLDQHKADIIDRVCQEIIDGAWHEQFVVGVIQGGAGTSTNMNANEVIANRCLELMGHAKGSYEHMHPIDDVNKSQSTNDTYPTAVKLSLAFALPHLLTELGLLRDAFNAKGEEFKHILKVGRTQLQDAVPMTLGQEFHGFGTTLGEDYDRLTETVWMLSEINLGATAIGTGITADPRYREAAVRHLAAISGLDITSAPDLIEATSDAGGFMSFSGTLKRSAIKLSKISNDLRLLSSGPQAGLGEINLPAQQAGSSIMPGKVNPVIPEAVSQVAYAIAGNDVTVTMAAEGGQLQLNAFEPVIAYSLLQGISWLAQACMTLRVNCVVGITANVERLEGMVASSVGVITALIPFIGYGPAAELAKQALKTGRPVADLVVEAGLMTKEDVLRELSPAKISGMDSE from the coding sequence ATTGCGCCTGTAGCTACTCGGACCGAAACCGACTCTCTTGGAGCCATGCAGGTTCCTGCAGACGCTTACTGGGGCGTCCACACCGCACGTGCTCTGGAAAACTTCCCCATAGCTAAGCGTCCTATCTCGGTATTCCCCGAGCTCATCGTTGCTCTGGCCTGCGTGAAGCAGGCAGCTGCTCGCGCCAATGCAGAGATTGGTGTTCTGGACCAGCACAAGGCTGACATCATTGACCGCGTTTGCCAGGAAATCATTGACGGTGCATGGCACGAACAGTTCGTCGTTGGTGTGATTCAGGGTGGTGCGGGAACCAGCACCAACATGAATGCCAACGAAGTCATTGCAAACCGCTGCCTCGAGCTCATGGGGCACGCCAAGGGCTCCTATGAGCACATGCACCCCATCGACGACGTGAACAAGTCACAGTCGACAAACGACACTTATCCCACCGCTGTGAAGCTCTCACTCGCGTTTGCGTTGCCTCACTTGCTCACCGAGCTGGGACTGCTGCGTGATGCCTTCAACGCTAAGGGTGAAGAGTTCAAGCACATCCTCAAGGTCGGCCGCACACAGCTGCAAGATGCTGTTCCTATGACCTTGGGTCAAGAATTCCATGGCTTTGGCACCACGCTCGGTGAAGACTATGACCGTCTTACCGAGACGGTGTGGATGCTGAGTGAAATCAACCTGGGTGCTACCGCTATTGGTACGGGTATCACGGCAGATCCTCGCTACCGCGAGGCTGCTGTGCGCCACCTTGCAGCTATTTCTGGTCTCGACATCACCAGCGCTCCTGACCTCATTGAGGCCACCAGCGACGCGGGTGGATTCATGAGCTTTTCCGGCACGCTCAAGCGCTCTGCGATCAAGCTCTCCAAGATCAGCAATGACCTTCGCCTGCTCTCCTCGGGACCCCAGGCTGGTCTGGGCGAGATCAACCTTCCTGCTCAGCAGGCAGGTTCGTCAATTATGCCGGGCAAGGTCAACCCTGTTATTCCTGAAGCCGTGAGCCAGGTTGCTTACGCCATTGCTGGCAATGACGTCACCGTCACCATGGCTGCCGAAGGTGGACAGCTTCAGCTCAACGCCTTTGAACCTGTGATTGCATACTCACTCCTGCAGGGCATTAGCTGGCTCGCTCAGGCATGCATGACTTTGCGTGTGAACTGTGTTGTGGGCATCACTGCCAACGTGGAGCGCCTGGAAGGCATGGTTGCCTCCAGCGTCGGTGTAATCACCGCCCTGATTCCCTTCATTGGTTATGGCCCCGCTGCAGAGCTGGCCAAGCAGGCACTCAAGACAGGTCGCCCCGTGGCAGACCTGGTCGTTGAAGCAGGCTTGATGACCAAGGAAGATGTTCTGCGCGAGCTGTCGCCCGCAAAGATCTCGGGAATGGACTCAGAGTAG
- a CDS encoding aldehyde dehydrogenase family protein → MTTLKKKSEAAALVASLRDAYNSGLTAKRQWRINQLNALRQMVVDNESVIEAALFSDLGKSASEAQLTEIGIILGDIDYALKNLSSWLKPHKVSVPLAAMPAKAFVVSEPVGVALIIAPWNYPMQLLLAPLVGAIAAGNAAVLKPSELAPATSAALAKLIPVYLDPRAIAIVEGAAEETGWLLEQRYDHIFYTGNGRVARIVMEAAAKNLTPVSLELGGKSPIYIDDSVDLEAAALRIAWAKYLNAGQTCVAPDYILATQSVQKELESHLVTAIENLYGSDPLLSDDYGRIINDNHFARLSGYLKDGRVVAAGKPVAKQRYIPPTVLVDVKRDAAVMQEEIFGPILPMITVKDLDDAIDFINSKSKPLALYVFSENTLVRRAFTERTSSGAIGFNVAILHLSVPGLPFGGVGESGIGAYRGKRSFDTFSHEKAILSKPLKPETLALVYPPFTESKKKLITGLLRKLS, encoded by the coding sequence ATGACCACGCTGAAGAAAAAGTCAGAAGCCGCAGCACTCGTCGCATCACTGCGTGATGCCTATAACTCTGGCCTGACCGCCAAACGTCAGTGGCGCATCAACCAGCTCAACGCCCTGCGTCAGATGGTGGTCGATAACGAGAGTGTTATTGAAGCTGCGTTGTTCTCGGACCTGGGCAAGAGTGCGTCAGAGGCCCAGCTGACCGAGATTGGCATCATCTTGGGCGACATTGATTATGCCCTCAAGAATCTCTCGAGTTGGCTCAAGCCTCATAAGGTGAGCGTTCCGCTGGCAGCCATGCCAGCAAAGGCTTTTGTTGTCAGCGAGCCCGTGGGTGTTGCGCTCATCATTGCTCCCTGGAACTACCCCATGCAGTTACTGTTAGCTCCCTTGGTCGGCGCTATTGCGGCGGGTAATGCGGCAGTCCTCAAGCCCAGTGAGTTAGCACCAGCTACATCGGCGGCACTGGCCAAGCTCATTCCGGTCTATCTCGACCCACGCGCCATTGCGATTGTGGAGGGTGCCGCTGAAGAAACTGGTTGGTTGCTTGAGCAACGCTACGACCACATTTTCTACACCGGCAATGGCCGCGTGGCACGGATAGTGATGGAAGCTGCGGCTAAGAACCTCACACCTGTTTCTCTGGAACTTGGTGGGAAGTCGCCGATCTATATCGACGACTCTGTTGACCTCGAAGCTGCAGCGTTGCGCATTGCGTGGGCAAAATATCTCAACGCAGGTCAAACCTGTGTTGCACCGGACTACATCCTGGCCACACAGAGCGTCCAGAAAGAACTCGAGTCACACCTCGTGACTGCAATCGAGAATCTTTATGGTTCTGATCCGCTGCTCTCGGATGACTATGGTCGCATCATCAACGACAATCACTTTGCGCGCTTGAGTGGCTATCTCAAGGACGGTCGTGTTGTTGCCGCAGGCAAGCCCGTGGCGAAGCAGCGATACATCCCTCCCACTGTCTTGGTTGACGTCAAAAGAGATGCTGCGGTGATGCAGGAAGAGATTTTTGGTCCGATCTTGCCCATGATCACCGTCAAAGATCTTGACGACGCAATTGACTTCATCAACTCCAAGTCCAAGCCGTTAGCGCTCTATGTGTTTAGCGAGAACACATTAGTTCGTCGTGCATTCACCGAGCGCACCAGCTCTGGGGCTATTGGTTTCAATGTGGCTATTCTTCATTTGAGTGTCCCCGGTTTGCCCTTTGGTGGCGTAGGGGAGAGTGGCATTGGTGCTTACCGCGGCAAGCGCTCCTTCGACACGTTTAGTCACGAGAAGGCAATCTTGTCGAAGCCGCTCAAACCAGAAACTCTGGCTCTGGTCTATCCGCCATTTACGGAATCAAAGAAGAAACTCATCACAGGTTTGCTTCGAAAATTGAGCTAA
- a CDS encoding carbon-nitrogen hydrolase family protein: MAEEFDTKNDDLGESQDVGGVKVAVAQFGPGPNPAENVSTIQALVHAASHNDARLIVLPEYSSVLGGKLGDWVFEYAETMDGPFVEAMTELADECNIAIVIGMLEKSDNPEDKRPYNTAIAVLPGAGVVARYRKVHLYDAFDMLESEWMQAGDPAEAPQLFTVDDLTVGMQTCFDLRFPETTRRLVDAGAHMVALIAEWISGPKKAHHWAALTSARAIENTVYLAAADQIPPIAVGMSRVISPMGETLIDMGNQMGVSIATVNIQAVIDARQTNPSLQLRRYSVQPRD, translated from the coding sequence ATGGCTGAAGAATTCGACACCAAGAACGACGACCTCGGAGAATCCCAAGATGTGGGCGGCGTGAAAGTTGCTGTTGCGCAGTTCGGTCCTGGGCCCAACCCAGCAGAGAACGTGAGCACCATTCAGGCTCTCGTGCACGCTGCGTCTCACAACGATGCCCGCCTCATTGTTCTGCCCGAATATTCCTCTGTGCTGGGTGGCAAGCTCGGTGACTGGGTGTTTGAATATGCCGAGACTATGGACGGCCCCTTCGTGGAAGCCATGACCGAACTGGCAGATGAGTGCAACATTGCCATTGTCATTGGCATGCTCGAGAAGTCAGACAATCCCGAAGACAAGCGCCCTTACAACACCGCTATTGCGGTGTTGCCAGGGGCAGGCGTCGTGGCGAGATATCGCAAGGTGCACCTCTATGACGCCTTCGACATGCTCGAAAGCGAGTGGATGCAGGCAGGAGATCCTGCAGAGGCCCCTCAGTTGTTCACCGTGGATGATCTCACGGTAGGAATGCAGACCTGTTTTGATTTGCGTTTCCCCGAAACCACGAGGCGTTTGGTGGATGCCGGTGCCCACATGGTTGCCCTCATTGCGGAGTGGATCTCAGGGCCAAAGAAGGCGCATCACTGGGCTGCACTCACGTCTGCACGAGCTATTGAGAACACTGTCTACCTGGCAGCTGCTGACCAGATTCCTCCCATCGCGGTAGGAATGTCTCGTGTTATCTCGCCCATGGGTGAAACACTCATCGACATGGGAAACCAGATGGGTGTCTCGATCGCCACGGTCAACATTCAGGCCGTCATTGATGCGCGCCAGACCAACCCTTCCCTCCAACTGCGTCGTTATAGCGTTCAGCCACGCGACTAA
- a CDS encoding bifunctional riboflavin kinase/FAD synthetase: MFHWRSLAEVPSGWGPSAVTIGKFDGVHVGHVEILRQLGEISSMRGLKSTVITFDRHPASLLSPEQLPADILSTEDRLALIDQENIDASLVLAFDTELAGLSPRAFVTSILLGKLNTQAVLVGHDFRFGDHASGDVATLQELGAELGFDVVLIDDVAPVDGVRVSSSLIRELMASGDVATAAKLLGRLPRVNGEVVHGHKRGRELGFPTANLSQEATGLVPSDGVYAGWFVDGGHRYPAAISVGTNPTFEGVNKRTVEAFLLDQNLDLYGHQVTIEFAAHIRGMVAFTGIDPLIEQMHNDVRVTREILGLGK, translated from the coding sequence ATGTTTCACTGGCGTTCTCTTGCGGAGGTCCCATCTGGATGGGGGCCCAGTGCGGTCACCATTGGCAAGTTCGATGGTGTTCACGTGGGGCACGTGGAAATTCTCCGGCAGCTTGGTGAGATTTCTTCCATGCGTGGATTGAAATCGACCGTGATTACATTTGATCGCCACCCAGCTTCGTTACTGTCACCAGAGCAGCTACCAGCAGACATCCTCTCCACCGAGGATCGTCTGGCACTGATTGACCAAGAGAACATAGATGCCAGCTTGGTGCTGGCCTTCGATACGGAACTTGCAGGCCTCAGCCCCCGGGCCTTCGTCACTAGCATTTTGCTCGGCAAACTCAACACCCAGGCAGTATTGGTCGGTCATGACTTCCGCTTTGGTGACCACGCCTCAGGCGATGTTGCAACACTGCAGGAACTTGGCGCAGAGCTCGGTTTTGATGTGGTGCTCATTGATGACGTTGCCCCAGTTGATGGCGTGCGCGTGTCGTCTTCGCTCATTCGTGAACTCATGGCTTCAGGAGATGTGGCGACGGCAGCGAAGCTGCTAGGTCGCTTGCCTCGCGTCAATGGTGAAGTAGTTCACGGTCACAAGCGTGGGCGCGAACTCGGTTTCCCCACTGCCAACCTCTCTCAAGAAGCCACGGGACTCGTGCCCAGCGATGGCGTCTATGCGGGCTGGTTCGTTGACGGAGGTCACCGGTATCCCGCAGCAATTTCTGTAGGAACTAACCCCACTTTTGAAGGTGTGAACAAGCGCACCGTCGAAGCTTTCCTCTTGGATCAGAACCTGGATCTTTATGGTCACCAGGTCACGATTGAGTTTGCTGCCCACATTCGTGGGATGGTTGCTTTTACCGGCATCGATCCACTCATTGAGCAAATGCATAACGATGTTCGCGTCACGAGAGAGATTCTTGGATTGGGTAAGTAA